One Fusobacterium ulcerans DNA segment encodes these proteins:
- a CDS encoding 3-keto-5-aminohexanoate cleavage protein: MKKTIITAAITGAVHIPSMSEYLPVTPQQIIDEAVAAYEAGAAVVHIHARKEENGEPTGDPKIMKSIVEEIRKRCKVVIGITTGGAIGMSSEERLAAVPSCKAELASCNAGSVNFCFSPIADKIKEPKYDWEIPFVKNTYNLPFVNTFQGIEDYIKVMGENGTKPEFEVYEVGMINNIAYFMKKGLLKGPVYIQFVLGIMGGLPATVDNLLFLYNTAKKQLGDNFVWSCAAAGKDQFDIVTTAVILGGNARVGMEDNLYIEKGKLAKSNADGVKKIKEIIELLGKEIATSDEAREILFAK; encoded by the coding sequence ATGAAGAAAACAATTATCACAGCAGCAATAACTGGAGCAGTACATATTCCAAGTATGTCTGAATACCTTCCAGTTACTCCACAACAGATAATAGACGAGGCAGTAGCCGCTTATGAAGCAGGAGCAGCAGTAGTTCATATACATGCTCGAAAAGAAGAAAATGGAGAACCTACTGGTGATCCTAAAATAATGAAAAGCATTGTAGAAGAGATAAGAAAAAGATGTAAAGTTGTGATAGGAATAACTACTGGAGGAGCCATTGGAATGTCTTCTGAAGAAAGACTTGCAGCTGTTCCCTCATGCAAAGCAGAACTTGCTTCATGTAATGCTGGCTCTGTAAATTTCTGTTTTTCTCCTATTGCTGACAAAATAAAAGAACCAAAATATGACTGGGAAATTCCATTTGTCAAAAATACATATAATCTTCCCTTTGTAAATACTTTTCAAGGGATAGAAGATTATATAAAAGTTATGGGAGAAAATGGTACAAAGCCTGAATTCGAAGTATATGAAGTAGGTATGATAAATAATATTGCATATTTTATGAAAAAAGGCTTATTAAAAGGTCCTGTATATATTCAATTTGTTCTGGGAATTATGGGAGGACTTCCTGCTACAGTAGATAATCTTCTGTTTTTATATAACACAGCAAAAAAACAATTAGGAGATAACTTTGTATGGTCATGTGCCGCTGCTGGAAAAGATCAATTTGATATAGTAACAACAGCTGTTATTCTGGGGGGAAACGCAAGAGTTGGAATGGAAGATAACCTATACATAGAAAAAGGAAAGCTAGCAAAATCAAATGCTGATGGAGTGAAAAAAATAAAAGAAATAATAGAATTGTTAGGAAAAGAAATAGCTACATCAGATGAAGCAAGAGAAATTCTTTTTGCCAAATAA
- a CDS encoding sigma-54 interaction domain-containing protein, which translates to MIDNNTLLREGLEAFSNFIIINAAGEVIYLNRIYARLLGIKQENAIGKRVDKIIPNTRLLNVINTGIPEIGAVMNFFDYEHNKNITLICNRYPIIYEEKIIGAVAMTTLNNMSEVKALEKEITKIKEENRKIKKQLEHYQQTSNPLSRIIGISPEIKKSKNLIEEYAKSNFPILITGETGVGKEVFADAIQYLSNRSLNNYIKINCASIPKDLLEAELFGYEEGAFSGARKGGKIGKFELANNGTILLDEIGEMPLSLQAKLLRVLQEKEIERVGGLETIKLNIRIICCTNSDLENLVKEKKFREDLYYRINVVELNIPPLREHIKDIPILCKYFINKFNEEEYFEIKKISPQVLEIFKKYDWPGNVRELKHVIERAAFLCKGDSIELKDCQFFLDKINNSKNIMKNKDSLRNIKNDSEKNAIIAALEKSKNNKTKAALLLNINRSLLYFKMKKYDIEQ; encoded by the coding sequence ATGATAGACAACAACACTTTATTAAGAGAAGGATTGGAAGCTTTTTCTAATTTTATAATAATAAATGCTGCTGGAGAAGTAATTTATCTTAACAGAATCTATGCTCGATTATTAGGAATAAAACAAGAAAACGCCATAGGTAAAAGAGTGGATAAAATCATTCCTAATACCAGGTTACTGAATGTTATAAATACTGGTATTCCTGAAATAGGAGCAGTCATGAATTTTTTTGATTATGAACATAATAAAAATATAACCTTGATATGCAACAGATATCCTATCATATATGAAGAAAAAATTATTGGAGCAGTAGCTATGACTACTCTAAACAATATGTCAGAAGTAAAAGCTTTAGAAAAAGAGATAACAAAAATTAAAGAAGAAAACAGAAAAATTAAAAAACAACTGGAACATTATCAACAAACTTCAAATCCATTATCACGAATAATTGGAATATCTCCTGAAATCAAAAAATCAAAAAACTTGATAGAAGAATATGCAAAATCTAATTTCCCTATACTTATAACTGGAGAAACAGGAGTAGGAAAAGAAGTTTTTGCTGATGCAATTCAATATTTAAGTAATCGTAGTTTAAACAATTACATAAAAATAAACTGTGCATCTATTCCAAAAGACCTCCTTGAAGCTGAGTTGTTTGGTTATGAAGAGGGGGCTTTTTCAGGAGCTAGAAAAGGTGGGAAAATTGGAAAATTTGAATTAGCAAACAATGGAACTATTTTATTAGATGAAATAGGAGAGATGCCTCTTTCATTACAGGCAAAATTACTTCGTGTCCTTCAGGAAAAAGAGATAGAGAGAGTTGGAGGACTGGAAACAATAAAATTAAATATAAGAATAATCTGCTGTACAAACTCTGATTTAGAAAATCTAGTAAAAGAAAAAAAATTCAGAGAGGATTTATATTATAGAATAAATGTAGTAGAACTGAATATTCCTCCTTTGAGAGAACATATAAAAGATATTCCTATTTTATGCAAATATTTTATAAATAAATTTAATGAAGAAGAGTATTTTGAAATTAAGAAAATATCTCCACAAGTATTAGAAATATTTAAAAAATATGACTGGCCAGGTAATGTAAGGGAATTAAAACATGTTATAGAAAGAGCAGCTTTTTTATGTAAAGGTGACAGTATAGAATTAAAAGACTGTCAATTTTTTCTAGACAAGATAAACAATTCTAAAAACATTATGAAAAATAAGGATTCTCTAAGAAATATAAAGAATGACAGTGAAAAAAATGCAATAATTGCAGCTTTAGAAAAATCTAAAAACAACAAAACAAAAGCAGCTTTATTATTGAATATAAACAGAAGTTTACTCTATTTTAAAATGAAAAAATATGATATTGAACAGTAA
- a CDS encoding M20 family metallopeptidase: MKENLFKEIEIEKKKLIEMSDFIFDNPEYDGNEIKAAEILTKYLEENGFQVERGIADLPTAFRAVYKKGNEGARIGILCEYDALQGLGHGCGHHMQGPSCVGAAVALKNIIKDKDFSIVVYGTPGEETFGGKLNMLKAGYFKDIDVALMMHGAPDTCTDIKCLAQSAFTVTYHGKRAHAALMPESGRSAFDALLLSFQGIEFMREHVKDDVRMHYTVKELPGPENVVPARAVGKFSLRSFSREYLDTVVERFKDVIRGAAIMSGVEYELTEGKALDNKIPVLSLNDLFIKNAELIGIPGITKPREKTGSTDFGNVMHEIPGSCIRVKFVPTGTSSHSLDYVNAGKSEDAHNCVIYGAKAIAGTAYDMINDEKILQEIKEEYINNRKIYK, from the coding sequence ATGAAAGAAAACTTATTTAAAGAAATAGAAATAGAGAAAAAGAAATTAATAGAGATGTCAGATTTTATCTTTGATAATCCAGAGTATGATGGAAACGAGATAAAAGCAGCAGAGATATTGACAAAATATTTAGAAGAAAATGGCTTTCAGGTGGAGAGAGGAATAGCTGATCTGCCTACAGCTTTTAGAGCAGTATATAAAAAGGGAAATGAAGGGGCAAGAATAGGAATACTTTGTGAGTATGATGCATTACAGGGACTGGGACATGGATGTGGTCATCATATGCAAGGACCTTCTTGTGTAGGAGCAGCAGTAGCACTAAAAAATATAATTAAAGATAAAGACTTTTCAATAGTGGTCTATGGAACTCCTGGAGAAGAAACTTTTGGAGGAAAGCTAAATATGCTCAAAGCAGGATATTTCAAAGATATAGATGTAGCTTTGATGATGCATGGAGCACCAGATACTTGTACAGATATAAAATGTCTGGCTCAATCAGCTTTTACTGTAACTTATCATGGAAAGAGAGCTCATGCTGCTCTTATGCCAGAAAGTGGAAGAAGTGCTTTTGATGCTTTATTATTATCATTCCAAGGAATAGAATTTATGAGGGAACATGTAAAAGATGATGTACGTATGCACTATACTGTTAAAGAGTTGCCTGGACCAGAAAATGTAGTTCCAGCAAGAGCAGTAGGGAAATTTTCACTTCGTTCTTTTTCAAGAGAATATCTTGATACTGTAGTAGAACGTTTCAAAGATGTAATCAGAGGAGCAGCTATTATGAGTGGAGTAGAATATGAACTCACAGAAGGAAAGGCTCTTGATAATAAAATACCAGTATTGTCATTAAATGACCTCTTTATTAAAAATGCTGAATTAATAGGAATCCCTGGAATTACAAAACCTAGAGAAAAAACTGGTTCAACTGATTTTGGAAATGTTATGCATGAGATACCAGGAAGCTGTATCAGAGTAAAATTTGTTCCAACAGGAACATCTTCACATTCTCTTGATTATGTAAATGCTGGAAAGTCAGAGGATGCACATAATTGTGTAATATATGGAGCAAAAGCTATTGCTGGAACAGCTTATGACATGATTAATGATGAAAAAATATTGCAGGAAATTAAAGAAGAGTATATAAATAATAGAAAGATATATAAATAA
- a CDS encoding ABC transporter ATP-binding protein, producing the protein MKEKIIFENISKSYGDKKILKDINLKIEEGEFVTILGPSGCGKTTLLKLVNRLLSFDEGSILIDGKDILKSNPVDLRRNIGYAIQGSVLFPHMIVEQNISYVPSLLNGNDKKRTETAVHKWLKIVGLDESLLEHYPDEISGGQQQRVGIARALAASPDILLMDEPFSAVDEITRKNLQDEIMRIQSETGITILFVTHDVEEALRLGTKVLILNNGSIEQFDIPENILKNPASNFIKELIKYQK; encoded by the coding sequence ATGAAGGAGAAAATTATATTTGAAAATATTTCTAAAAGCTATGGGGATAAAAAAATTCTCAAAGATATAAATTTGAAAATAGAAGAGGGGGAGTTTGTTACAATTTTAGGTCCTTCAGGATGTGGAAAAACTACTCTTCTAAAACTGGTAAACAGACTTCTTAGTTTTGATGAGGGAAGTATATTGATTGATGGAAAAGATATTTTAAAAAGCAATCCAGTAGATTTACGGCGTAATATTGGGTATGCCATTCAGGGAAGTGTACTTTTCCCTCATATGATTGTAGAACAGAATATTTCATATGTTCCCTCTCTCCTCAACGGAAATGATAAAAAAAGAACAGAGACGGCAGTTCATAAATGGCTGAAAATTGTAGGATTAGATGAGAGCCTTTTAGAGCATTATCCAGATGAAATTTCAGGAGGACAGCAGCAGAGAGTTGGTATAGCAAGAGCTTTGGCAGCTTCACCAGATATTCTTCTCATGGATGAACCTTTTAGTGCAGTAGATGAAATTACTCGTAAAAATTTACAGGATGAGATAATGAGAATACAGAGTGAAACAGGGATCACAATACTATTTGTGACACACGATGTGGAAGAAGCTTTGAGATTGGGAACAAAAGTTCTGATTTTAAATAATGGTTCAATAGAGCAGTTTGATATTCCAGAAAATATATTGAAAAACCCTGCAAGCAATTTTATAAAGGAATTAATAAAATATCAGAAATAA
- a CDS encoding glycine betaine ABC transporter substrate-binding protein, with product MIIQIFKILLERKNFFLDLLWQHIYISFTAVIIAAVIGLGIGIFIERFRYTSKIVLLAVNFLYTIPSIALLGFLIPFSGIGNKTAITALIIYAMLPMVRNTYIGLANVSPAILEASKGMGSTKWQTLFRIKFPLAFPVIFSGFRSMVTMTIALAGIASFIGAGGLGVAIYRGITTNNPIMTMAGSLLIALLAIFFDTILNFGEKLLIKRKKRKPLCSIIIGIIGVIVLIKLSVSLFFTPVSNIIHIATKPMTEQYILGEMLKELIEHDTDLTVKLTSGVGGGTTNIQLGMEAGKFDLYPEYTGTGWNQVLKEKGIYTEKFFGEMNKKYQEEFKMVWLGMYGFNNTYGLAVNKKTADKYNLKTYSDLAKISDSLIFGAEYDFFEREDGYDALSKAYNMRFSSTMDMDIGLKYQAMKDGKIDVMNIFTTDGQLAGADIVVLEDDLSFYPSYKAGNIVRIEVLEAHPELKDVLLKLENTITDSDMAEMNYQVESMKQEPSNVAHKFLAEKGYVKE from the coding sequence ATGATTATACAAATTTTTAAAATATTATTGGAACGAAAAAATTTCTTTCTGGATTTGCTCTGGCAGCATATTTATATTTCATTTACAGCAGTAATAATTGCAGCTGTAATAGGACTTGGAATTGGTATTTTTATCGAGAGGTTTCGTTATACTTCAAAGATAGTTTTATTAGCAGTAAATTTTCTGTATACTATTCCATCTATTGCCCTGCTGGGATTTCTAATTCCTTTTTCAGGAATAGGAAACAAGACAGCAATTACTGCACTTATTATATATGCAATGCTTCCAATGGTACGAAATACGTATATAGGGCTTGCAAATGTTTCTCCAGCTATATTAGAAGCTTCAAAGGGAATGGGAAGTACAAAGTGGCAGACTCTTTTCAGAATAAAGTTCCCTCTGGCGTTTCCAGTTATTTTTTCAGGATTCAGGAGTATGGTTACTATGACGATTGCACTAGCTGGAATAGCTTCCTTCATAGGAGCAGGGGGACTGGGAGTAGCAATTTATCGAGGAATTACAACAAACAATCCAATCATGACTATGGCAGGAAGTCTGCTTATTGCTCTGCTGGCAATATTCTTTGATACAATTCTTAATTTTGGAGAAAAATTATTAATAAAAAGAAAAAAGAGAAAACCTCTTTGTAGTATTATTATAGGAATAATTGGTGTAATAGTATTAATTAAACTTAGTGTTTCTCTATTTTTTACACCTGTTTCTAATATAATTCATATAGCTACAAAACCTATGACAGAACAATATATTTTAGGAGAGATGTTAAAGGAATTAATAGAGCATGATACAGATTTAACTGTAAAGCTCACATCTGGAGTTGGTGGAGGGACTACTAACATCCAACTGGGAATGGAGGCTGGAAAATTTGACTTATATCCAGAGTATACAGGAACTGGATGGAACCAAGTGTTGAAAGAAAAAGGAATCTATACAGAAAAGTTTTTTGGAGAGATGAATAAGAAATATCAGGAAGAGTTTAAAATGGTATGGCTTGGAATGTATGGGTTTAATAATACTTATGGTTTAGCAGTTAATAAAAAAACAGCAGATAAATATAATTTGAAAACTTATTCAGATTTGGCAAAAATATCTGACAGTTTAATTTTTGGAGCAGAGTATGATTTCTTTGAACGTGAAGATGGATATGATGCTTTATCAAAAGCTTACAATATGAGATTTTCTTCTACAATGGATATGGATATTGGTTTGAAATATCAGGCGATGAAAGATGGGAAAATAGATGTTATGAATATATTTACAACAGATGGACAGCTAGCAGGAGCTGATATTGTTGTACTTGAAGATGATCTCTCTTTTTATCCTTCATACAAGGCTGGAAATATTGTGAGAATAGAGGTGCTTGAAGCTCATCCAGAGTTAAAAGATGTCCTCTTAAAACTTGAAAACACTATAACTGACAGTGACATGGCAGAGATGAATTATCAGGTTGAAAGTATGAAACAGGAACCTAGTAATGTAGCACATAAATTTTTAGCTGAAAAAGGATATGTAAAGGAGTAA
- a CDS encoding short-chain fatty acid transporter, with amino-acid sequence MIKKLTNFCTNMVQAFLPDPFIFALILSAIVFLLGVLTNGETPYQMVLHWGNGFWGFLGFSMQMVLVIIFGNCLATAPIFHKLVKKLALIPKTPKQAVAFVTFSAAIATLIQWGFGLVIGAILAKEVAKTVRKVDYPLLIASAYSTFMLSVLTSSITLKAASNVDELTKITGGTVTELISLGSTSYHITTLIALLIMLITLPLLNAAMHPSEENTKTIDANLLKEETVVMERPAKPTVAQRLEYSKIIPVLIFISGITFVINHFFILGKSLNIDIMNFILLIFGILLHKTPINYIQAVGNAARNSAGIILQFPFYAGIMGMMTGLNSTGVSIAGLISEKMVAMSTINTFPLLSFGSAAIVNMFVPSAGGQWAVQAPVLFPAGHALGVSPALTTMSLCWGDTWTNMIQPFWALPALGIAKLGVRDIMGYCVMVFLWTGIIILASILMWTFLF; translated from the coding sequence ATGATTAAAAAGTTAACAAATTTCTGTACAAACATGGTACAGGCATTTTTACCTGATCCTTTTATTTTTGCATTAATATTATCAGCAATAGTATTTTTGTTAGGAGTCCTGACAAATGGAGAAACACCTTATCAAATGGTATTACATTGGGGAAATGGATTCTGGGGGTTTCTGGGATTTTCAATGCAGATGGTACTTGTAATAATATTCGGAAACTGTCTAGCAACTGCTCCAATTTTTCATAAATTGGTAAAAAAACTTGCCTTGATTCCAAAAACTCCAAAGCAGGCAGTTGCTTTTGTTACTTTTTCAGCAGCTATAGCTACTCTGATTCAATGGGGATTTGGATTAGTAATTGGAGCTATTCTTGCAAAAGAAGTTGCAAAAACAGTAAGAAAAGTAGATTATCCTCTTTTAATAGCATCTGCATATTCAACATTCATGCTGTCTGTTTTAACTAGTTCAATCACATTGAAAGCAGCAAGTAATGTAGATGAACTTACAAAAATAACTGGGGGAACAGTTACTGAACTTATTTCTTTAGGAAGTACAAGTTACCATATCACTACTTTAATAGCTCTTTTAATAATGCTTATAACTCTTCCTCTGCTAAATGCAGCTATGCATCCTAGTGAAGAAAATACAAAAACTATTGATGCAAATTTATTAAAAGAAGAAACTGTAGTAATGGAAAGACCTGCAAAACCTACTGTAGCTCAACGTCTTGAATACAGTAAGATCATACCAGTATTGATATTTATATCAGGAATCACTTTTGTAATAAATCACTTTTTCATCCTTGGTAAAAGTCTTAATATAGATATAATGAACTTCATTCTTCTGATATTTGGAATTTTACTACATAAAACACCTATCAACTATATACAGGCTGTTGGAAATGCTGCAAGAAATTCAGCTGGAATCATATTACAGTTTCCATTCTATGCTGGAATTATGGGAATGATGACAGGATTAAATTCCACTGGAGTCTCAATAGCAGGATTGATATCTGAAAAAATGGTAGCTATGTCTACAATAAATACATTCCCATTACTATCTTTTGGAAGTGCAGCCATAGTAAATATGTTTGTTCCATCTGCTGGAGGGCAATGGGCAGTACAGGCACCAGTACTATTTCCAGCAGGACATGCTTTGGGAGTAAGTCCAGCATTGACTACTATGTCTTTGTGCTGGGGGGATACTTGGACAAATATGATACAACCATTTTGGGCATTACCTGCTTTAGGAATAGCTAAACTTGGAGTCAGAGATATTATGGGATACTGTGTTATGGTATTCTTATGGACAGGAATTATTATTCTGGCATCAATACTTATGTGGACATTTTTATTCTAA
- a CDS encoding YfcC family protein — protein sequence MEKGKEKAKKQFKMPHTFVIIFVIIVSAVVLTWIIPGGEYARYANEKGIKVIDPTKFNYIKNTPVNPLMIPMYIVEAFIKNIDLLLVILFSGGAFHMLTKSEALQTVIAKLAKKFSNHIGVFIPILTLVFGLICTTQGVNMFIAFAPVMVMMSLALGLDSLCGVAIILLGGAIGFSTGTLNVSTTIISQKIADLPLYSGIGYRSICFVVYFIATNIYLVRYAKKVRKNPELSPMYDLDLKNELKETTNLENFGDMDGRKWAIILCLVAALGAIVYGCILLGWSLKEQSCIFLTLGIVVGIIAGFDANTICKEFLNGCKIMLGAAFIIGLARSIGSIMADGQIIDTVVHSLAKVLNLIPFYLQGVGMLIANTIINVFITSGSGQASVVMPIMIPLADLIGMTRQTTILAFNFGDGFCNYILPTSTALMGIIGAANIPYDRWMKFMWKCFVLWLVVGSVMIIIAQIIKLGPM from the coding sequence ATGGAAAAAGGAAAAGAAAAAGCCAAAAAACAATTTAAAATGCCGCACACTTTTGTAATTATCTTTGTTATTATAGTATCAGCCGTAGTTTTGACTTGGATTATTCCAGGAGGAGAATATGCAAGATATGCTAATGAAAAAGGGATAAAAGTAATAGATCCAACTAAATTTAATTATATAAAAAATACTCCAGTGAATCCACTGATGATTCCTATGTATATAGTAGAAGCCTTTATTAAAAATATAGATCTTCTATTGGTAATATTGTTTTCAGGTGGAGCATTTCATATGCTGACTAAAAGTGAAGCTCTTCAAACTGTAATAGCTAAACTGGCAAAGAAATTTTCTAATCATATAGGGGTATTTATTCCTATTCTTACTTTAGTATTTGGACTTATATGCACAACTCAAGGAGTAAATATGTTTATTGCCTTTGCTCCTGTAATGGTAATGATGTCACTGGCATTGGGATTGGATTCTCTTTGTGGAGTAGCTATAATTCTATTAGGAGGAGCTATTGGTTTCTCTACAGGAACTCTTAATGTCAGTACAACAATAATCAGCCAAAAAATAGCAGATCTTCCTTTGTATTCAGGAATAGGATATCGTTCTATATGTTTTGTAGTATATTTTATAGCAACAAATATATATCTGGTAAGATATGCAAAGAAAGTAAGAAAAAATCCAGAGCTTTCTCCTATGTATGATTTAGATTTGAAAAATGAACTTAAAGAAACTACTAATTTAGAAAATTTTGGAGATATGGATGGACGTAAATGGGCTATAATTTTATGTTTGGTAGCAGCATTGGGAGCAATAGTTTATGGATGTATACTTCTTGGTTGGAGCCTGAAGGAACAATCTTGTATTTTTCTTACTTTAGGAATAGTAGTAGGAATAATAGCTGGATTTGACGCTAATACAATATGTAAAGAATTTCTAAATGGATGTAAAATAATGTTGGGAGCAGCATTTATAATTGGACTTGCAAGAAGTATAGGTAGTATAATGGCAGATGGACAGATCATTGATACTGTTGTTCATTCCCTAGCTAAAGTACTGAATCTTATTCCTTTTTATCTACAGGGAGTAGGAATGTTGATTGCTAATACTATAATTAATGTATTTATAACATCAGGTTCAGGACAGGCATCAGTGGTTATGCCAATAATGATTCCTTTAGCTGACTTAATTGGAATGACAAGACAGACTACAATTTTAGCATTTAACTTTGGAGATGGATTCTGTAACTATATTCTTCCTACATCAACTGCATTAATGGGAATAATAGGAGCAGCCAATATTCCTTATGATCGTTGGATGAAATTTATGTGGAAATGTTTTGTTCTATGGTTGGTAGTAGGATCAGTCATGATTATAATAGCACAAATTATAAAATTAGGCCCAATGTAA
- a CDS encoding 3-hydroxyacyl-CoA dehydrogenase family protein, which produces MIKNISVIGAGTMGHGIANVFAMYGYKVSMYDRNKKNHENVIDEIKSELEFMAEEKYIDKELINLTLSNIKIFSSLKETIENADYVIETISEDIKSKQELFNQLDKICPIHTILSSNTSSLSLSEITKDISIERKKRVMICHWYNPAHLMPIIELSYFGNMSEDIFSDVYALYISIEKQPIKVKKDIPGMIANRLLHALAREVFHLIETGAASSEDVEKALKYGPGFRSATTGILESADLGGLDIWCAVEDNLFKELNNSDKACDLMKQKIKEGCLGLKTDEGFFKYPKDKKEKIRKDFFRRLIIQLKASKNY; this is translated from the coding sequence ATGATCAAAAATATAAGTGTAATTGGTGCTGGAACAATGGGACATGGCATAGCAAATGTATTTGCTATGTATGGCTATAAAGTAAGTATGTATGACAGAAATAAAAAAAATCATGAAAATGTAATAGATGAAATAAAATCTGAATTAGAATTTATGGCAGAAGAAAAATATATAGATAAAGAATTAATAAACTTAACTTTATCTAATATAAAAATTTTTTCCAGCCTAAAAGAAACTATAGAAAATGCTGACTATGTAATAGAAACAATATCTGAAGATATAAAATCAAAACAGGAATTATTTAATCAATTAGATAAAATCTGTCCTATACATACAATATTATCCAGTAATACATCAAGCTTATCATTATCAGAAATTACAAAAGATATTTCTATTGAAAGAAAAAAACGTGTAATGATATGTCATTGGTATAATCCAGCTCATCTTATGCCTATAATAGAACTTTCATATTTTGGAAATATGTCTGAAGATATATTTTCAGATGTCTATGCTCTGTATATAAGTATTGAAAAACAACCAATAAAAGTAAAGAAAGATATTCCAGGAATGATAGCCAACAGGCTGCTTCATGCATTGGCAAGGGAAGTTTTTCATCTTATTGAAACAGGAGCTGCTTCATCAGAAGATGTTGAAAAAGCATTAAAGTATGGCCCAGGATTTAGAAGTGCTACAACTGGAATATTAGAATCAGCTGATTTAGGAGGGTTAGATATCTGGTGTGCAGTGGAAGATAATCTTTTTAAGGAATTAAATAACTCAGACAAAGCCTGTGATTTGATGAAACAAAAAATTAAAGAAGGCTGTTTAGGTTTAAAAACAGATGAAGGGTTTTTTAAATATCCTAAAGATAAAAAAGAAAAAATAAGAAAAGATTTTTTTAGACGATTAATAATTCAGCTTAAAGCAAGTAAGAATTATTAA
- a CDS encoding LysR family transcriptional regulator, whose translation MDLREQEYVTVLAKHGNITKAAEELYVSQPTLSIFLKRLEERMGIKLFQYIGKKMVLTQAGELYVKRAKELLIIQNQFLGELSDLVAGYTGRIRIGTHIRRTSFFIPELLVKFEKSYPNIEIICSEISSEEMEKMLLEGELDIIFTNKLVSLDKLNVISIYKDKLLIAISPNNPACKYAVKIKGHEYPWLDLNHVKNNRFIIQDIEQATRTFTNKALAHAKVNPEKIFVIRNMEAASQLAAEEYGVAFTMASYAKYFSYYKPVNFYEVGAPDFFVNICVAYRKDFYLPTYIQDFISLIRKTFV comes from the coding sequence ATGGACTTAAGAGAACAGGAATATGTTACAGTTTTAGCTAAACACGGAAATATTACAAAAGCTGCTGAAGAATTATATGTCTCACAACCTACTCTCAGTATTTTTCTAAAACGTTTGGAAGAGAGAATGGGAATAAAGTTATTTCAATATATTGGGAAAAAAATGGTTCTTACTCAAGCTGGAGAATTATATGTGAAAAGAGCAAAAGAACTTCTTATAATTCAAAATCAATTTTTAGGAGAGCTTTCAGATTTAGTTGCTGGATATACTGGTAGAATAAGAATTGGGACCCATATTCGCCGTACTAGCTTTTTTATTCCAGAATTACTCGTAAAATTTGAAAAAAGCTACCCAAATATAGAGATTATTTGTTCTGAAATAAGCAGTGAAGAAATGGAGAAAATGTTATTAGAAGGTGAATTGGATATCATTTTTACAAATAAGTTAGTCTCTCTTGATAAGTTGAATGTTATTTCTATCTACAAAGACAAACTCCTTATTGCTATATCTCCCAATAACCCTGCCTGTAAATATGCTGTTAAAATTAAAGGCCATGAATACCCATGGCTAGACTTAAATCATGTAAAAAATAATAGGTTTATAATTCAAGATATTGAACAAGCTACGAGAACTTTTACTAACAAAGCTTTGGCACATGCTAAAGTCAATCCTGAAAAAATTTTTGTTATCAGAAATATGGAAGCTGCTTCCCAACTTGCTGCTGAAGAATATGGCGTTGCCTTTACTATGGCAAGTTATGCAAAATATTTTTCTTACTACAAGCCAGTTAATTTCTATGAAGTAGGAGCTCCTGATTTTTTTGTAAACATTTGTGTTGCCTATAGAAAAGATTTTTATCTTCCTACATATATTCAAGATTTCATTTCATTGATTAGGAAAACATTTGTATAA